A window from Citrus sinensis cultivar Valencia sweet orange chromosome 5, DVS_A1.0, whole genome shotgun sequence encodes these proteins:
- the LOC102623318 gene encoding E3 ubiquitin-protein ligase ATL6-like, which yields MGSRLLPYSAKHGTNPLSLQLLMLLVAHALPLSLAQRSPEPPGSVDPYSNMKFSPSLAIIIVVLISALFFMGFFSIYIRHCSDSSNSVIRPAGAGGNRSRRGAARGLDREVIDTFPTFVYSEVKTLKVGKGALECAVCLNEFEDDETLRLIPKCDHVFHPECIDAWLESHTTCPVCRSNLASEPGETTPQPSELGSSEVDLEAQNDAAVAAETPQETQPQPQGSQPPEPQVISVNFANQTLNRNRTRGSRSGRPRKFPRSHSTGHSLVQPGEDTERFTLRLPVDVRKQIMNRELNRSNSLVVLPREASSRRGYRPGGGGEGSSRGRNTRWLDRSFKSDRWVFSMAPPFFQRASSLKTTKVAADDAQSSSVQAAGSSGESSRPPV from the coding sequence ATGGGGTCACGACTCTTACCCTACTCCGCGAAACATGGGACCAATCCCCTTTCTCTCCAGCTCCTCATGCTCCTCGTGGCCCACGCGCTCCCCCTCTCGCTCGCCCAGCGCAGCCCCGAGCCCCCGGGCTCCGTCGACCCCTACTCCAACATGAAATTCAGCCCCTCACTCGCCATAATAATCGTCGTGTTGATTTCGGCTCTCTTCTTCATGGGCTTCTTCTCCATCTACATTCGCCACTGCTCCGACTCCAGCAACTCCGTCATCCGCCCCGCCGGCGCCGGAGGCAACCGCTCCAGGCGCGGCGCCGCCCGCGGCCTCGACCGCGAGGTCATCGACACTTTCCCGACCTTCGTGTACTCGGAGGTCAAGACGCTGAAGGTCGGCAAAGGCGCGCTCGAGTGCGCCGTCTGCCTGAACGAGTTCGAGGATGACGAAACGCTGCGTTTGATCCCGAAATGCGACCACGTCTTCCACCCCGAGTGCATCGACGCCTGGCTTGAATCGCACACCACGTGTCCTGTTTGCCGCTCGAATTTGGCCTCTGAACCCGGTGAGACAACTCCTCAACCCAGTGAGCTGGGCTCATCCGAGGTGGATCTCGAGGCCCAAAACGACGCCGCGGTAGCAGCAGAGACTCCACAAGAAACACAACCACAGCCACAAGGCTCACAACCACCGGAACCTCAAGTTATCAGCGTCAACTTTGCTAATCAAACGCTTAATAGGAACCGTACACGCGGCTCGAGATCCGGGAGGCCACGAAAATTCCCGCGGTCTCACTCAACCGGGCATTCCTTGGTCCAACCAGGTGAAGACACCGAGCGGTTCACTTTGAGACTACCGGTTGATGTGAGGAAACAGATAATGAACCGAGAGCTGAACCGGTCCAATAGCTTGGTGGTTTTGCCCAGGGAAGCTAGTTCGAGGAGGGGTTACCGACCAGGCGGAGGAGGTGAAGGTAGTAGTAGAGGGAGAAATACTCGGTGGCTCGACCGGTCTTTCAAATCAGACCGGTGGGTGTTTAGCATGGCACCGCCATTTTTCCAAAGAGCATCATCGCTTAAGACTACAAAAGTAGCGGCCGATGATGCGCAAAGTAGTTCGGTTCAAGCGGCTGGTTCGTCGGGTGAGTCGAGTCGACCGCCCGTTTGA
- the LOC102623615 gene encoding DNA excision repair protein ERCC-1 isoform X2, giving the protein MENEEQNNESAKAQPPQNKKKTIITIPSYQEVINATNPPQNLFTPSQSFSQAFSFIKSSEFYNPPPPPPANPPTTSQNPTLSQGGEQNVGTASASASSSQSIQSRNAILVSQRQKGNPLLKYIRNVRWAFADVVCDYLLGQNSCALYLSLRYHLLHPDYLYYRIRELQKNFKLRVVLCHVDVEDVVKPLLEVTKTALLHDCTLLCAWSLEECGRYLETIKVYENKPADLIQGQMDTDYLSRLTHALTSVRSVNKTDVVTLGSTFGSLLHIMDASMEDLARCPGIGERKVFCSSPKRDMSFDGILSLYSVMHFCILLFE; this is encoded by the exons ATGGAAAACGAAGAACAAAACAATGAATCAGCAAAAGCACAGCCTCCCcagaacaagaaaaaaacaataatcacAATACCATCATACCAAGAAGTCATAAATGCAACGAACCCGCCACaaaatctcttcaccccatcTCAGTCTTTCTCTCAAGCTTTCTCTTTCATCAAATCCTCTGAGTTTTACaatcctcctcctcctcctcccgCTAATCCACCAACCACTTCCCAGAATCCCACTTTaag TCAAGGTGGTGAACAGAATGTGGGGACTGCTTCAGCTTCAGCTTCTTCGTCACAGTCCATTCAGAGCCGTAATGCAATTCTTGTCAGTCAAAGACAG AAGGGTAATCCCTTGCTGAAGTATATAAGAAATGTGAGATGGGCTTTTGCAGATGTTGTTTGTGACTACTTGCTTGGGCAGAACTCATGTGCTCTTTATCTAAG TCTTCGGTATCATCTACTGCATCCAGATTACCTATATTACCGTATAAGGGAATTACAAAAGAACTTCAAGCTACGCGTTGTTTTATGCCATGTTGATGTG GAGGATGTAGTTAAGCCTTTACTCGAAGTTACTAAGACAGCACTGCTTCATGATTGTACCCTGTTATGTGCTTGGAG CTTGGAGGAATGTGGTCGCTACTTAGAGACTATAAAAGTCTATGAGAACAAGCCAGCAGACCTTATCCAAGGCCAAATGGATACCGACTATTTATCGCGG CTAACCCATGCCCTTACATCTGTTCGGAGTGTCAACAAGACTGATGTTGTCACCCTAGGGTCTACATTTGGG TCTCTTTTGCATATCATGGATGCATCAATGGAAGACCTGGCTCGTTGCCCTGGCATCGGAGAGCGCAAG
- the LOC102623615 gene encoding DNA excision repair protein ERCC-1 isoform X1 — MENEEQNNESAKAQPPQNKKKTIITIPSYQEVINATNPPQNLFTPSQSFSQAFSFIKSSEFYNPPPPPPANPPTTSQNPTLSQGGEQNVGTASASASSSQSIQSRNAILVSQRQKGNPLLKYIRNVRWAFADVVCDYLLGQNSCALYLSLRYHLLHPDYLYYRIRELQKNFKLRVVLCHVDVEDVVKPLLEVTKTALLHDCTLLCAWSLEECGRYLETIKVYENKPADLIQGQMDTDYLSRLTHALTSVRSVNKTDVVTLGSTFGSLLHIMDASMEDLARCPGIGERKVKRLYDTFHEPFKRVVSSHPPIPETPSQKDVERSSVNEVTEVEKDTEDVNKRRKKETESTVKSALSAAFAKYADKIGKKQICSSQVGETSVSNSGAENSNSGQPDS; from the exons ATGGAAAACGAAGAACAAAACAATGAATCAGCAAAAGCACAGCCTCCCcagaacaagaaaaaaacaataatcacAATACCATCATACCAAGAAGTCATAAATGCAACGAACCCGCCACaaaatctcttcaccccatcTCAGTCTTTCTCTCAAGCTTTCTCTTTCATCAAATCCTCTGAGTTTTACaatcctcctcctcctcctcccgCTAATCCACCAACCACTTCCCAGAATCCCACTTTaag TCAAGGTGGTGAACAGAATGTGGGGACTGCTTCAGCTTCAGCTTCTTCGTCACAGTCCATTCAGAGCCGTAATGCAATTCTTGTCAGTCAAAGACAG AAGGGTAATCCCTTGCTGAAGTATATAAGAAATGTGAGATGGGCTTTTGCAGATGTTGTTTGTGACTACTTGCTTGGGCAGAACTCATGTGCTCTTTATCTAAG TCTTCGGTATCATCTACTGCATCCAGATTACCTATATTACCGTATAAGGGAATTACAAAAGAACTTCAAGCTACGCGTTGTTTTATGCCATGTTGATGTG GAGGATGTAGTTAAGCCTTTACTCGAAGTTACTAAGACAGCACTGCTTCATGATTGTACCCTGTTATGTGCTTGGAG CTTGGAGGAATGTGGTCGCTACTTAGAGACTATAAAAGTCTATGAGAACAAGCCAGCAGACCTTATCCAAGGCCAAATGGATACCGACTATTTATCGCGG CTAACCCATGCCCTTACATCTGTTCGGAGTGTCAACAAGACTGATGTTGTCACCCTAGGGTCTACATTTGGG TCTCTTTTGCATATCATGGATGCATCAATGGAAGACCTGGCTCGTTGCCCTGGCATCGGAGAGCGCAAG GTTAAACGCTTGTATGACACTTTTCACGAGCCATTTAAGCGTGTAGTTTCCAGTCACCCTCCTATTCCGGAAACTCCTTCCCAGAAGGATGTTGAACGTTCCTCTGTGAATGAAGTAACAGAAGTGGAGAAAGACACAGAAGACGTAAACAAACGTAGGAAGAAAGAAACCGAATCAACTGTGAAGTCAGCCCTATCTGCTGCATTTGCCAAGTATGCTGATAAAATTGGTAAGAAGCAAATCTGTTCATCTCAGGTAGGGGAAACAAGTGTTTCCAATTCAGGCGCTGAAAATAGCAATTCCGGTCAACCGGACAGCTAA
- the LOC102623907 gene encoding disease resistance protein RGA2-like, whose translation MVDAILSPILEQLISMAVEEAKEQVRLVTGVGKEVKKLTSNLRVIEAVLHDAEKRQVKEERVRLWLDQLRDACYDMEDVLGEWNTARFKLQIDGEDDHENDALVPKKKVCSFFPTASCFACKPLVLRRDIALKIKEINETLDDIAKQKDMFGFVVNVTNERADQRVPSISSIDESEIFGREKEKNELVDRLLCEGSKEQKGPSIISLVGMGGIGKTTLAQFAYNNVDVERNFEKRTWVCVSEPFDEFRIARAIIESLKPGYAKDLVEFQSLMQHIEECVAGKKFLLVLDDVWNEDYYKWEPFYKCLKNGLHGSKILITTRKDKVARTMRSTNVISVNVLSEIECWSVFEQLAFFDRSKEECEKLEIIGRQIVRKCKGLPLAAKTIASLLQSRNTEKEWQNILESEIWELEEVERGLLAPLLLSYNELPSKVKQCFTYCAIFPKDYDIRREELIELWMAQDYLSEKGPKEMGDIGEEYFNILASRSFFQDFYKGYGGEIYKCKMHDIVHDFAQYLCSNGCLTVEIHSGEQSTISSFGETKILHLMLTLHRGASVPIPIWDNVKGLRGLRSLLVESGEYSWSNEILPQLFDKLTCLRALKLEVREQGLYTNFIKKIPTNIEKLLHLKYLSLFGQKKIEKLPETLCELYNLERLNVDHCKNLRELPRGIGKLRKLMYLHNEGTDSLRYLPAGIGELIRLRSVRKFVVGGGYDRACSLGSLKKLNLLRDCRIRGLGDVSDAGEARRAELEKKKSLLKLGLHFGHSRDGDEERAGRRENEEDEDERLLEALGPPPNLKKLRIDEYRGRRNVVPISWFMSLTNLRFLFLFGWRNCEHLPPLGKLPSLEYLEIEGMKSVKRVGNEFLGVESDTDGSSVIAFPKLKHLTFWVMNALEELDFETAIKREIIIMPRLSSLTIWSCRKLKALPDHLLQKTTLQKLHIRRCPILEERCRKETGEDWPKIRHIPEISIG comes from the coding sequence atGGTTGATGCGATCCTTTCCCCTATCTTGGAGCAGCTGATTTCAATGGCTGTTGAAGAGGCGAAGGAACAAGTGAGGCTAGTAACGGGTGTCGGAAAGGAAGTCAAGAAGCTGACCAGCAATCTCCGCGTCATTGAAGCTGTGCTCCATGATGCAGAGAAAAGGCAAGTGAAGGAGGAAAGAGTCAGACTCTGGCTCGATCAACTCAGAGACGCATGTTACGACATGGAAGACGTGTTGGGTGAGTGGAACACTGCAAGGTTCAAACTGCAAATCGACGGAGAGGATGATCACGAGAATGATGCTCTCGTTCCTAAGAAGAAGGTATGTTCCTTCTTTCCTACTGCATCTTGCTTTGCCTGCAAACCACTTGTCTTACGTCGTGACATTGCTctgaagataaaagaaatcaacgAAACTCTTGATGATATTGCCAAACAGAAAGACATGTTTGGTTTTGTTGTGAATGTTACTAATGAGAGAGCGGATCAACGAGTACCAAGTATCTCCTCAATTGATGAGTCCGAGATATTTggtagagaaaaagagaagaacgAACTCGTTGATAGGTTGTTATGTGAGGGTAGTAAAGAACAGAAAGGCCCCTCTATCATCTCACTTGTTGGGATGGGGGGAATAGGCAAAACTACTCTTGCTCAATTTGCCTACAACAACGTTGATgttgaaagaaattttgagaaaagaaCATGGGTCTGTGTGTCAGAGCCATTTGATGAATTCAGGATCGCCAGAGCAATCATTGAGTCTCTGAAGCCAGGTTATGCCAAAGACCTTGTAGAGTTTCAATCTCTCATGCAACATATTGAAGAATGTGTTGCCGGGaagaaatttcttcttgtcttAGACGACGTGTGGAATGAAGATTACTATAAGTGGGAACCATTCTACAAATGTTTAAAGAATGGTCTCCAcggaagtaaaattttaattaccaCACGTAAGGATAAAGTTGCCCGTACTATGAGATCAACTAATGTTATCTCTGTCAATGTATTGTCTGAAATAGAATGCTGGTCGGTGTTTGAACAGTTAGCATTTTTTGATAGGTCCAAGGAGGAAtgtgaaaaattagaaattattggTCGACAAATTGTAAGAAAGTGCAAGGGCTTACCTTTAGCTGCAAAGACGATTGCTAGTCTCCTGCAATCTAGAAACACTGAAAAAGAATGGCAAAATATCTTAGAGAGTGAGATATGGGAACTAGAAGAGGTTGAGAGAGGCCTTTTGGCCCCTCTATTGTTGAGTTACAATGAATTGCCCTCTAAGGTCAAACAATGTTTCACTTACTGTGCCATCTTTCCAAAAGACTACGACATACGAAGAGAAGAGTTAATTGAACTATGGATGGCACAAGATTATCTTAGCGAGAAAGGACCCAAAGAGATGGGGGATATTGGTGAAGAGTATTTCAACATCTTAGCTAGTCGTTCATTCTTTCAGGATTTTTACAAAGGTTATGGTGGTGAAATCTATAAATGCAAAATGCACGATATCGTGCACGACTTTGCCCAATATTTATGTAGTAATGGATGTTTAACAGTAGAAATTCATAGTGGTGAACAGTCAACTATTAGCTCTTTCGGGGAGACAAAAATCCTTCATTTAATGTTAACTTTACATAGAGGGGCTTCGGTTCCAATCCCTATTTGGGATAATGTTAAAGGATTGCGAGGATTGCGCAGCCTCTTAGTTGAAAGTGGTGAATATTCATGGTCTAACGAAATCCTACCTCaattatttgacaaattaACTTGTTTAAGGGCATTAAAATTAGAGGTGCGTGAACAGGGGTTGTATACgaatttcatcaaaaaaattccaacaaatatagaaaaattgttACATTTGAAATACCTTAGTTTGTTCGGTCAAAAGAAGATAGAAAAATTACCCGAGACGTTGTGTGAGTTATATAATTTAGAACGTTTAAACGTTGATCATTGTAAAAATCTTAGAGAATTACCTCGAGGGATTGGGAAGTTAAGAAAGCTGATGTATTTACACAATGAGGGGACTGATTCTTTAAGATACTTGCCGGCAGGGATTGGGGAGTTAATCAGGCTTCGGAGTGTAAGAAAGTTTGTTGTGGGTGGAGGGTATGACAGAGCATGTAGCCTTGGGTCTCTTAAAAAGCTTAACCTCCTTCGAGACTGCAGGATACGTGGGCTGGGTGATGTGTCAGATGCGGGGGAGGCTAGAAGGGctgaacttgagaaaaagaaatctctCTTAAAATTGGGACTTCATTTTGGTCATTCAAGAGATGGAGATGAAGAACGAGCTGGGAGGAGGGAGAATGAGGAGGATGAAGATGAACGGcttcttgaagccttgggaccACCtcctaatttaaagaaattacgGATAGACGAATACAGAGGGAGGAGGAATGTTGTCCCCATAAGTTGGTTCATGTCGTTAACCAATTTAAggtttttatttctcttcGGGTGGAGAAATTGCGAGCATTTGCCTCCTTTGGGAAAATTGCCATCCCTTGAATATCTTGAAATTGAAGGAATGAAAAGTGTGAAAAGAGTGGGTAATGAATTTCTGGGAGTAGAAAGTGATACGGATGGCTCCTCAGTTATTGCCTTTCCCAAATTGAAACATCTCACATTTTGGGTTATGAATGCACTGGAAGAGTTGGATTTCGAAACTGCAATAAAGAGAGAAATCATAATCATGCCACGTCTTTCTTCCTTGACTATTTGGAGTTGCCGTAAATTAAAAGCACTGCCCGATCACTTGCTTCAGAAGACAACACTCCAGAAATTACATATAAGGAGGTGTCCTATTCTAGAAGAACGTTGCAGAAAGGAGACAGGAGAGGACTGGCCTAAGATACGCCACATTCCCGAAATCTCCATTGGCTGA